The Sylvia atricapilla isolate bSylAtr1 chromosome 3, bSylAtr1.pri, whole genome shotgun sequence genome has a window encoding:
- the TRERF1 gene encoding transcriptional-regulating factor 1 isoform X2, which produces MGDQQLYKTNHTANNNENLYYEQHQMNSLPSLNHSYGTSVMDAPQASPLSPPFPQDSRDSIALPVGSKSLGSMDASRQTSWTHSGSGNHVPARNSFNNQSAMWSPLGQGESHDGYQYPYPQPSENRSQKITSGVLHKLDSFTQVFANQNLRIQVNNMAQVLHTESSMVDNSSDSALRQLLSQKPPVEQQPVTSTVQRYQPVPQQTHQSFASTQQKQQMQVMQHQQLYYDYQQHLSQMQMHSAFQQGQAHVPQMQSQQLLPQQMQHLQQPQYYAQPQQGHQRLSIQEIQQQQPARQQRQCPVQLAQYYQTQPVMQQLQQQQQQMQLPLPPYHREPDPKTMHEPHQYSQDPSHPVQLIQLGAVPQYCFQDPHEQYRHLYPQSLLQQQDQQKQYLSESRVPSLNSHIGLTPPETADDPARQEINSVGNAAPHRTLLPPSGVHLNNKSSQQDSPSTTWSQPVQLSDGRLQPLSPEQSGQNRETLPERADAKNKLMCSICLKEFKSLPALNGHMRSHGGVRASPNFKQETSKKPHPSAVKLEENFKPLQDKKKYRHRPEPLFIPPPSFNLSMSHSGATLYQSQLRSPRVLGDHLLDRTHELPPYTPPPMLSPVRQGSGLFSSVLTSHSTSHTQLPLTPLTPTPRVLLCRSNSIDGSVIPVTPGPGEQTVEPRINIGSRFQADIPELQDRLLMEKDVHKATLVWKPWPELENKVFQQRVEDLLNMSCSSVLPGGGTNSEYALHSLFEAKGDIMVALEKLLLRKPVRLKCHPLANYHYAGSDKWTHQERRLFKEALSTYSKDFIFVQKMVKSKTVAQCVEYYYTWKKILRLGRKHRTRLEKKRDECLTSGEEEVLEEDEEIEDDRKEEREMQKSPDPPAISLVGPIDLPAVQGLSLSSSSFICEMPNCGAVFSSRQALNGHARIHGGTNQVTKTRCPMAGTKQKSGTQSGYCSIKSSPAHSTTSGETDPTTIFPCKECGRVFFKIKSRNAHMKTHRQQEEQQRQKAQKAAVAAEMAATIARTTGPAGHSLIPLDHMSLVKHVENVGDIDDDVVPDLGDVMEENEVMDADLLLDDEDPDLLQDDAEL; this is translated from the exons ATGGGGGACCAGCAATTGTATAAAACTAATCATACTGCCAACAACAATGAGAACTTGTACTACGAACAACACCAAATGAACTCCCTTCCATCTCTAAATCATAGCTATGGGACATCTGTTATGGATGCTCCCCAGGCgtctcccctctcccctccatTTCCCCAAGATTCAAGGGACAGTATAGCTTTGCCTGTAGGTTCAAAAAGTCTTGGGTCGATGGATGCATCTAGACAAACCAGTTGGACACATTCTGGCTCAGGAAACCATGTCCCAGCGAGGAACAGTTTCAATAATCAAAGCGCAATGTGGAGCCCCCTCGGGCAGGGGGAATCCCATGATGGATACCAATATCCTTACCCTCAACCCAGTGAAAACCGATCGCAAAAAATTACCAGTGGGGTCCTGCACAAATTGGACTCCTTTACACAAGTATTTGCTAACCAAAATCTGAGAATTCAAGTCAACAACATGGCTCAGGTTCTGCACACCGAGTCTTCAATGGTGGATAATTCCAGtgacagtgctctcaggcagctgctctcccagaaGCCGCCTGTTGAGCAACAGCCCGTAACTTCCACCGTACAAAGATACCAACCAGTGCCACAGCAAACACACCAGAGTTTTGCAAGCACACAGCAAAAGCAACAAATGCAAGTCATGCAGCACCAACAGTTGTACTACGACTACCAGCAGCACTTATCACAGATGCAGATGCATTCTGCGTTCCAGCAGGGACAGGCGCACGTTCCACAAATGCAGTCCCAGCAGCTCCTACCACAACAGATGCAGCACTTGCAGCAGCCTCAGTACTAcgctcagccccagcagggacaccagCGGCTCTCCATCCAGgagatccagcagcagcagccagctcgGCAGCAGCGGCAGTGTCCGGTGCAGCTCGCTCAGTATTACCAAACACAACCTGTCATGCAGCagttgcagcagcagcagcagcagatgcaaTTGCCACTTCCTCCGTATCACAGGGAACCCGATCCAAAGACTATGCATGAACCACACCAGTACTCTCAGGATCCCAGTCATCCTGTGCAGCTTATCCAGTTGGGAGCAGTGCCTCAGTATTGCTTCCAAGATCCCCACGAACAGTACAGGCACTTGTACCCCCAGagtctgctgcagcagcaagatCAGCAGAAGCAATACCTGAGTGAGAGCAGAGTGCCATCCCTGAACTCTCACATTGGCCTCACTCCACCAGAGACCGCCGACGACCCCGCACGGCAGGAGATCAATTCTGTTGGTAATGCTGCCCCTCACCGAACTCTTTTGCCGCCCTCGGGAGTTCATCTGAACAACAAAAGCTCTCAGCAAGACTCTCCTAGCACCACGTGGTCTCAG CCGGTGCAACTGTCAGATGGCAGACTGCAGCCACTGTCCCCAGaacaaag tggCCAAAACAGAGAAACACTTCCTGAGAGAGCTGATGCGAAGAACAAGCTAATGTGTTCAATATGCTTGAAGGAATTTAAGAGTTTGCCTGCTCTAAATGGTCACATGAGGTCACACGGAGGAGTAAGAGCATCTCCTAACTTCAAACAG gAAACTAGCAAAAAACCTCATCCAAGTGCTGTAAAATTGGAAGAAAACTTCAAACCATTGCAGGACAAGAAGAAGTATCGGCACAGACCCGAACCTCTCTTCATACCTCCTCCTTCATTCAACCTCAGCATGTCCCACTCCGGTGCCACTCTGTACCAGAGTCAGCTTCGCTCTCCCCGTGTTCTGGGCGATCACCTGCTGGACCGAACGCACGAGCTGCCCCCCTACACTCCGCCACCCATGCTCAGCCCCGTCCGGCAAGGCTCTGGTCTCTTCAGCAGTGTTCTCACCTCCCACAGCACATCACACACTCAGCTGCCACTTACTCCACTGACACCCACACCACGGGTGCTCCTGTGTCGGTCTA ATAGTATTGATGGAAGTGTCATTCCAGTGACGCCTGGGCCTGGAGAACAGACTGTTGAACc GCGAATCAATATTGGGTCCAGGTTCCAGGCTGAcattcctgagctgcaggacagaTTGCTAATGGAGAAAGATGTGCACAAGGCTACTTTGGTTTGGAAACCATGGCCAGAACTGGAGAACAAAGTCTTCCAACAAAGAG TGGAAGACCTTTTAAATATGAGCTGTTCCAGTGTGTTACCTGGTGGAGGAACTAACTCAGAATACGCTTTGCACTCTCTCTTTGAAGCAAAAGGAGATATTATG GTTGCTCttgaaaagctgctgttgaGAAAGCCAGTGAGACTGAAGTGTCATCCTTTGGCAAATTACCACTATGCTG GCTCTGACAAATGGACACATCAAGAAAGGAGACTGTTCAAAGAGGCATTGTCCACCTACAGCAAAGATTTCATATTTGTACAGAAAATG GTTAAGTCTAAGACAGTTGCACAATGTGTGGAATACTACTACACCTGGAAGAAAATCTTGCGTTTGGGACGGAAACACAGAACGCgtttagagaagaaaagagatgaaTGCTTG ACAAGTGGAGAAGAGGAAGTATTAGAAGAAGATGAGGAGATCGAAGAtgacagaaaggaagaaagggaaatgcagaaatcaCCTGACCCACCAGCAATCTCTCTTGTTGGACCCATAGATCTACCTGCTGTTCAGGGTCTTTCACTGTCTTCATCCTCCTTCATCTGTGAAATGCCAAACTGTGGCGCT gtgTTCAGTTCCCGACAAGCCCTGAACGGCCACGCTCGCATTCACGGAGGTACGAACCAGGTGACGAAAACGCGCTGCCCCATGGCCGGCACCAAGCAGAAATCTGGTACGCAGAGCGGATACTGCTCCATCAAGAGCTCACCTGCCCACAGCACAACGAGCGGCGAGACTGACCCAACGACCATTTTCCCTTGCAAGGAGTGTGGCAG GGTCTTCTTCAAAATCAAAAGCCGCAATGCTCATATGAAGACTCACAGACAGCAAGAAGAACAGCAAAGGCAGAAGGCTCAgaaagctgctgtggcagcagaaatGGCAGCCACTATTGCAAGAACTACTGGGCCAGCTGGGCATAGTTTGATTCCCCTGGATCACATGAGTTTGGTTAAACATGTTGAAAATGTTGGTGACATTGATGATGATGTTGTTCCGGATCTGGGTGATGTTATGGAAGAGAATGAAGTCATGGATGCTGACCTTCTACTGGATGATGAAGATCCAGATCTACTGCAGGATGATGCTGAGTTGTAA
- the TRERF1 gene encoding transcriptional-regulating factor 1 isoform X1 — translation MGDQQLYKTNHTANNNENLYYEQHQMNSLPSLNHSYGTSVMDAPQASPLSPPFPQDSRDSIALPVGSKSLGSMDASRQTSWTHSGSGNHVPARNSFNNQSAMWSPLGQGESHDGYQYPYPQPSENRSQKITSGVLHKLDSFTQVFANQNLRIQVNNMAQVLHTESSMVDNSSDSALRQLLSQKPPVEQQPVTSTVQRYQPVPQQTHQSFASTQQKQQMQVMQHQQLYYDYQQHLSQMQMHSAFQQGQAHVPQMQSQQLLPQQMQHLQQPQYYAQPQQGHQRLSIQEIQQQQPARQQRQCPVQLAQYYQTQPVMQQLQQQQQQMQLPLPPYHREPDPKTMHEPHQYSQDPSHPVQLIQLGAVPQYCFQDPHEQYRHLYPQSLLQQQDQQKQYLSESRVPSLNSHIGLTPPETADDPARQEINSVGNAAPHRTLLPPSGVHLNNKSSQQDSPSTTWSQPVQLSDGRLQPLSPEQSGQNRETLPERADAKNKLMCSICLKEFKSLPALNGHMRSHGGVRASPNFKQDEGEKPPQQPLPKEVDGLAPIVMPVSVPVKLLSPEPSTQPSASTATVTDKPANSVSDDEMPVLVKMTYSPPCSPKVANPCSSSETSKKPHPSAVKLEENFKPLQDKKKYRHRPEPLFIPPPSFNLSMSHSGATLYQSQLRSPRVLGDHLLDRTHELPPYTPPPMLSPVRQGSGLFSSVLTSHSTSHTQLPLTPLTPTPRVLLCRSNSIDGSVIPVTPGPGEQTVEPRINIGSRFQADIPELQDRLLMEKDVHKATLVWKPWPELENKVFQQRVEDLLNMSCSSVLPGGGTNSEYALHSLFEAKGDIMVALEKLLLRKPVRLKCHPLANYHYAGSDKWTHQERRLFKEALSTYSKDFIFVQKMVKSKTVAQCVEYYYTWKKILRLGRKHRTRLEKKRDECLTSGEEEVLEEDEEIEDDRKEEREMQKSPDPPAISLVGPIDLPAVQGLSLSSSSFICEMPNCGAVFSSRQALNGHARIHGGTNQVTKTRCPMAGTKQKSGTQSGYCSIKSSPAHSTTSGETDPTTIFPCKECGRVFFKIKSRNAHMKTHRQQEEQQRQKAQKAAVAAEMAATIARTTGPAGHSLIPLDHMSLVKHVENVGDIDDDVVPDLGDVMEENEVMDADLLLDDEDPDLLQDDAEL, via the exons ATGGGGGACCAGCAATTGTATAAAACTAATCATACTGCCAACAACAATGAGAACTTGTACTACGAACAACACCAAATGAACTCCCTTCCATCTCTAAATCATAGCTATGGGACATCTGTTATGGATGCTCCCCAGGCgtctcccctctcccctccatTTCCCCAAGATTCAAGGGACAGTATAGCTTTGCCTGTAGGTTCAAAAAGTCTTGGGTCGATGGATGCATCTAGACAAACCAGTTGGACACATTCTGGCTCAGGAAACCATGTCCCAGCGAGGAACAGTTTCAATAATCAAAGCGCAATGTGGAGCCCCCTCGGGCAGGGGGAATCCCATGATGGATACCAATATCCTTACCCTCAACCCAGTGAAAACCGATCGCAAAAAATTACCAGTGGGGTCCTGCACAAATTGGACTCCTTTACACAAGTATTTGCTAACCAAAATCTGAGAATTCAAGTCAACAACATGGCTCAGGTTCTGCACACCGAGTCTTCAATGGTGGATAATTCCAGtgacagtgctctcaggcagctgctctcccagaaGCCGCCTGTTGAGCAACAGCCCGTAACTTCCACCGTACAAAGATACCAACCAGTGCCACAGCAAACACACCAGAGTTTTGCAAGCACACAGCAAAAGCAACAAATGCAAGTCATGCAGCACCAACAGTTGTACTACGACTACCAGCAGCACTTATCACAGATGCAGATGCATTCTGCGTTCCAGCAGGGACAGGCGCACGTTCCACAAATGCAGTCCCAGCAGCTCCTACCACAACAGATGCAGCACTTGCAGCAGCCTCAGTACTAcgctcagccccagcagggacaccagCGGCTCTCCATCCAGgagatccagcagcagcagccagctcgGCAGCAGCGGCAGTGTCCGGTGCAGCTCGCTCAGTATTACCAAACACAACCTGTCATGCAGCagttgcagcagcagcagcagcagatgcaaTTGCCACTTCCTCCGTATCACAGGGAACCCGATCCAAAGACTATGCATGAACCACACCAGTACTCTCAGGATCCCAGTCATCCTGTGCAGCTTATCCAGTTGGGAGCAGTGCCTCAGTATTGCTTCCAAGATCCCCACGAACAGTACAGGCACTTGTACCCCCAGagtctgctgcagcagcaagatCAGCAGAAGCAATACCTGAGTGAGAGCAGAGTGCCATCCCTGAACTCTCACATTGGCCTCACTCCACCAGAGACCGCCGACGACCCCGCACGGCAGGAGATCAATTCTGTTGGTAATGCTGCCCCTCACCGAACTCTTTTGCCGCCCTCGGGAGTTCATCTGAACAACAAAAGCTCTCAGCAAGACTCTCCTAGCACCACGTGGTCTCAG CCGGTGCAACTGTCAGATGGCAGACTGCAGCCACTGTCCCCAGaacaaag tggCCAAAACAGAGAAACACTTCCTGAGAGAGCTGATGCGAAGAACAAGCTAATGTGTTCAATATGCTTGAAGGAATTTAAGAGTTTGCCTGCTCTAAATGGTCACATGAGGTCACACGGAGGAGTAAGAGCATCTCCTAACTTCAAACAG GATGAAGGAGAGAAACCACCACAGCAGCCGCTGCCTAAAGAGGTGGATGGCCTCGCGCCCATCGTCATGCCAGTGTCTGTCCCTGTAAAGCTTCTGTCACCTGAGCCCAGCACGCAgccctctgccagcactgccacagtCACAGACAAGCCTGCCAACTCTGTGTCAGATGATGAGATGCCCGTTCTCGTGAAGATGACTTACTCTCCACCGTGCAGTCCAAAAGTGGCCAACCCCTGCTCATCCTCT gAAACTAGCAAAAAACCTCATCCAAGTGCTGTAAAATTGGAAGAAAACTTCAAACCATTGCAGGACAAGAAGAAGTATCGGCACAGACCCGAACCTCTCTTCATACCTCCTCCTTCATTCAACCTCAGCATGTCCCACTCCGGTGCCACTCTGTACCAGAGTCAGCTTCGCTCTCCCCGTGTTCTGGGCGATCACCTGCTGGACCGAACGCACGAGCTGCCCCCCTACACTCCGCCACCCATGCTCAGCCCCGTCCGGCAAGGCTCTGGTCTCTTCAGCAGTGTTCTCACCTCCCACAGCACATCACACACTCAGCTGCCACTTACTCCACTGACACCCACACCACGGGTGCTCCTGTGTCGGTCTA ATAGTATTGATGGAAGTGTCATTCCAGTGACGCCTGGGCCTGGAGAACAGACTGTTGAACc GCGAATCAATATTGGGTCCAGGTTCCAGGCTGAcattcctgagctgcaggacagaTTGCTAATGGAGAAAGATGTGCACAAGGCTACTTTGGTTTGGAAACCATGGCCAGAACTGGAGAACAAAGTCTTCCAACAAAGAG TGGAAGACCTTTTAAATATGAGCTGTTCCAGTGTGTTACCTGGTGGAGGAACTAACTCAGAATACGCTTTGCACTCTCTCTTTGAAGCAAAAGGAGATATTATG GTTGCTCttgaaaagctgctgttgaGAAAGCCAGTGAGACTGAAGTGTCATCCTTTGGCAAATTACCACTATGCTG GCTCTGACAAATGGACACATCAAGAAAGGAGACTGTTCAAAGAGGCATTGTCCACCTACAGCAAAGATTTCATATTTGTACAGAAAATG GTTAAGTCTAAGACAGTTGCACAATGTGTGGAATACTACTACACCTGGAAGAAAATCTTGCGTTTGGGACGGAAACACAGAACGCgtttagagaagaaaagagatgaaTGCTTG ACAAGTGGAGAAGAGGAAGTATTAGAAGAAGATGAGGAGATCGAAGAtgacagaaaggaagaaagggaaatgcagaaatcaCCTGACCCACCAGCAATCTCTCTTGTTGGACCCATAGATCTACCTGCTGTTCAGGGTCTTTCACTGTCTTCATCCTCCTTCATCTGTGAAATGCCAAACTGTGGCGCT gtgTTCAGTTCCCGACAAGCCCTGAACGGCCACGCTCGCATTCACGGAGGTACGAACCAGGTGACGAAAACGCGCTGCCCCATGGCCGGCACCAAGCAGAAATCTGGTACGCAGAGCGGATACTGCTCCATCAAGAGCTCACCTGCCCACAGCACAACGAGCGGCGAGACTGACCCAACGACCATTTTCCCTTGCAAGGAGTGTGGCAG GGTCTTCTTCAAAATCAAAAGCCGCAATGCTCATATGAAGACTCACAGACAGCAAGAAGAACAGCAAAGGCAGAAGGCTCAgaaagctgctgtggcagcagaaatGGCAGCCACTATTGCAAGAACTACTGGGCCAGCTGGGCATAGTTTGATTCCCCTGGATCACATGAGTTTGGTTAAACATGTTGAAAATGTTGGTGACATTGATGATGATGTTGTTCCGGATCTGGGTGATGTTATGGAAGAGAATGAAGTCATGGATGCTGACCTTCTACTGGATGATGAAGATCCAGATCTACTGCAGGATGATGCTGAGTTGTAA
- the MRPS10 gene encoding small ribosomal subunit protein uS10m isoform X1, whose product MAAAWLCRRLWQGSAFPVSYASRIMQKQYFLPSSSLMGARLAGSHGDPQEPKTNPLVSVSDEPETLYKRLSILVKGHDKAVLDSYEYFAVLAAKELGISIEKVDYPPKTIERFALLKSVHIYKKHRVQYEMRTHYMCLELKYLTGSTAAVYLEYVQRNLPEGVAMEVKKTKIEKIPEHIQKPVWDTLPQVEETEVKS is encoded by the exons atggcggcggcgtGGCTGTGCCGGCGGCTGTGGCAG GGATCAGCTTTTCCTGTCAGTTATGCAAGCAGAATTATgcaaaagcagtattttcttcc GAGCTCCAGCTTGATGGGAGCACGGCTGGCTGGATCCCATGGTGATCCACAGGAGCCTAAGACTAATCCTTTG GTATCTGTTTCAGATGAGCCAGAAACACTGTACAAGAGATTGTCCATTTTAGTTAAAGGCCACGATAAAGCTGTGTTGGACAGCTATGAATACTTTGCAGTGCTTGCAGCTAAAGAACTTGGTATCTCTATTGAAAAAGT aGATTACCCCCCAAAGACAATAGAACGATTTGCACTTCTCAAATCTGTACACATTTACAAGAAGCACAGAGTTCAGTATGAAATGAGAACACATTACATGTGTTTAGAG TTAAAATACCTAACAGGCAGTACTGCTGCAGTTTACTTGGAGTATGTGCAACGAAACTTACCAGAAGGGGTTGCCATGGAAGTGAAAAAG aCCAAGATAGAGAAAATACCAGAACACATTCAGAAACCTGTTTGGGATACACTACCTCAAGTAGAAGAAACTGAAGTAAAGTCATGA
- the MRPS10 gene encoding small ribosomal subunit protein uS10m isoform X2, whose product MPHLPPEGSAFPVSYASRIMQKQYFLPSSSLMGARLAGSHGDPQEPKTNPLVSVSDEPETLYKRLSILVKGHDKAVLDSYEYFAVLAAKELGISIEKVDYPPKTIERFALLKSVHIYKKHRVQYEMRTHYMCLELKYLTGSTAAVYLEYVQRNLPEGVAMEVKKTKIEKIPEHIQKPVWDTLPQVEETEVKS is encoded by the exons ATGCCACATCTGCCACCTGAG GGATCAGCTTTTCCTGTCAGTTATGCAAGCAGAATTATgcaaaagcagtattttcttcc GAGCTCCAGCTTGATGGGAGCACGGCTGGCTGGATCCCATGGTGATCCACAGGAGCCTAAGACTAATCCTTTG GTATCTGTTTCAGATGAGCCAGAAACACTGTACAAGAGATTGTCCATTTTAGTTAAAGGCCACGATAAAGCTGTGTTGGACAGCTATGAATACTTTGCAGTGCTTGCAGCTAAAGAACTTGGTATCTCTATTGAAAAAGT aGATTACCCCCCAAAGACAATAGAACGATTTGCACTTCTCAAATCTGTACACATTTACAAGAAGCACAGAGTTCAGTATGAAATGAGAACACATTACATGTGTTTAGAG TTAAAATACCTAACAGGCAGTACTGCTGCAGTTTACTTGGAGTATGTGCAACGAAACTTACCAGAAGGGGTTGCCATGGAAGTGAAAAAG aCCAAGATAGAGAAAATACCAGAACACATTCAGAAACCTGTTTGGGATACACTACCTCAAGTAGAAGAAACTGAAGTAAAGTCATGA